Genomic segment of Gloeocapsa sp. PCC 7428:
CCCAGCCGACGATCTAGTTTTACGACAATGATTCGGTGATGGGAAACAGTATCCTATCTTAACAAAAGCTACGTTGCACCACAATCACCGCTGTAAGATGAATGCCCCTTAACCCTTCGCCTTTCGCCTTTTCCCGACAGCGCTATAGGCGATCGCATTCATGCACGCGTTGCTGAATCCAGTATGATATTGCCCCCAACCCACGCCAGTTCGACGCCACTTGCTACAACGGGGGGCGACGAAGTCCGCGATCGCGCCACCTCCGCACACGACAGGTTCCCCAATTCTGGGGGGCTAAGAACCACTCAAAGTCCCCCAAATTTGGGGGATTTAGGGGGCAGCAAATGGTTGATGATTTCAAAAATTCATTCCTCATTCAGCAACGCATTTCTGCAAGAGGTTTATTACTCGTTCCTCTTTGTATTGAATTTTCAAATCTAATCAGCAACCGCTTGATTTAATTAAGAATTTATTGCAATAATACAACAGACAAAGCGTTCATACCAAGATACCTCCACTTACAAAAGACAAGGTGATTAGTGGCATTCTCCTGGGATTAGTTTAGATCCAAACAGGAGAGTGTCACATTTCTTTTAGTCAGTCACGAAGATAAGAGTTTTTTTGTAGTGCTAAACTTTGTCAACTATCTAGTGAACAGTTGACAAAGTCTTCCCACACTCTCTTTACTGTCAACTGTTCACTAAAGAGAACTTTTTGATTCTAAAATTGATGAGGTAAACCATCCTGAAAGACGAGTAGTTCTCCTGGGTGAATCTGCGTCCAAACTTCGTTATCAGTCAGGGGAGTTGTGGCGATCACCGCAACGCGATCGCATGGTGTCGTTAATTTCTGAAAGTCTACTGTAATATCTTCATCGATTAAATGTGCCGCCGCAAACGGTGCTTGTCGGACAATGTAGCATAGCTTGGTTGAGCAGTAGGTGAAAAAGTGTTCGCCGTCAGAAAGTAGATAGTTAAAAATACCTTTGTCGGCAATCGATGCGGTGATGTCGCGCAACACAGGATATAGTTGTTTTAATGGAGGCTTGCCTGTAGGAAAGCTTTGTCGTAAAGTTTCGAGAATTAAGCAGAAGGCGCGTTCGCTATCAGTTTGACCTACGGGCTGGTAAAAAGTTGTCTGTGCGTGAAAATCTAAAAGATTGCCATTGTGCGCAAATACCCAGTATCGTCCCCAGAGTTCGCGTTGAAATGGATGACAATTAACTAACGCAATTCCACCTTGAGTTGCTTTACGGATATGTGCAATGACGTGTGTAGAGTGAATCGGATAGCGTCGTACTAAATTTGCAACGGGAGAGGCGATCGCAGGTTTAGCATCTAGAAAGATTCGACATCCCAAACTCTCAAAAAATGCAATTCCCCAACCGTCTTGATGTTCGTCGGTTCTTCCTCCCCGCGCCGAAAAGCCCTCAAACGAAAAACAAATATCTGTTGGAACATTGCAGTTCATTCCCAGCAGTTGACACATGAGAGCTTAAGGATTTTGATTTGGTAATGGGTAATAGGTAAATGGTAATGGATAGCGAACAAAGGTTTTTACCAATGATCAGTTACCAACCTCCAAGACAATTTTCTTTGTACCG
This window contains:
- a CDS encoding class II glutamine amidotransferase, giving the protein MCQLLGMNCNVPTDICFSFEGFSARGGRTDEHQDGWGIAFFESLGCRIFLDAKPAIASPVANLVRRYPIHSTHVIAHIRKATQGGIALVNCHPFQRELWGRYWVFAHNGNLLDFHAQTTFYQPVGQTDSERAFCLILETLRQSFPTGKPPLKQLYPVLRDITASIADKGIFNYLLSDGEHFFTYCSTKLCYIVRQAPFAAAHLIDEDITVDFQKLTTPCDRVAVIATTPLTDNEVWTQIHPGELLVFQDGLPHQF